A genomic segment from Chanos chanos chromosome 2, fChaCha1.1, whole genome shotgun sequence encodes:
- the isl2a gene encoding insulin gene enhancer protein isl-2a, with translation MVDILLHSSFLGDMGDHSKKKPGIAMCVGCGSQIHDQYILRVSPDLEWHAACLKCAECSQYLDETCTCFVRDGKTYCKRDYVRLFGIKCAKCNIGFCSNDLVMRARDNVYHMECFRCSVCSRHLLPGDEFSLRDEELLCRADHGLLMERASAGSPLSPGNIHSGRSLHMAEPVPIRQPPHRNHVHKQSEKTTRVRTVLNEKQLHTLRTCYNANPRPDALMKEQLVEMTGLSPRVIRVWFQNKRCKDKKRSMLMKQLQQQQHSDKTNLQGLTGTPLVAGSPIRHDNTVQGNPVEVQTYQPPWKALSEFALQSDLDQPAFQQLVSFSESGSLGNSSGSDVTSLSSQLPDTPNSMVPSPVET, from the exons ATGGTGGATATTCTACTCCATTCTTCTTTCTTGGGTGATATGGGGGATCATTCCAAAA AGAAGCCTGGCATCGCCATGTGTGTTGGTTGTGGAAGTCAGATCCACGACCAGTACATCCTGAGAGTTTCCCCGGACCTGGAGTGGCACGCAGCCTGTTTGAAGTGTGCGGAATGTAGCCAGTACCTGGATGAGACGTGCACTTGCTTTGTCCGAGATGGCAAGACTTACTGCAAACGAGATTACGTAAG ATTATTCGGGATCAAATGTGCAAAATGTAACATCGGTTTCTGCAGCAATGATCTTGTGATGCGGGCCCGGGACAACGTGTATCACATGGAGTGTTTCAGGTGCTCGGTGTGCAGCAGACATCTCCTGCCGGGGGACGAGTTCTCTCTGCGGGATGAGGAGCTCCTGTGCCGGGCTGATCATGGCTTACTAATGGAGCGAGCCTCCGCAGGCAGCCCGCTAAGCCCCGGGAATATTCACTCTGGTAGATCTCTACACATGGCAG AACCTGTGCCAATACGGCAACCACCTCATCGCAACCACGTTCACAAGCAGTCTGAAAAGACCACTCGCGTGCGGACAGTATTAAATGAGAAGCAGCTACACACTCTGCGGACCTGTTACAACGCAAACCCGAGGCCGGACGCGCTAATGAAAGAACAGCTTGTGGAAATGACCGGTCTCAGTCCACGGGTTATACGAGTGTGGTTCCAGAACAAACGCTgcaaagacaagaaaagatcTATGCTCATGAAACAACTCCAACAGCAGCAACACAGCGATAAAACC AATCTCCAAGGACTAACAGGTACACCTCTGGTGGCAGGCAGTCCCATTAGACATGATAACACAGTCCAGGGAAACCCTGTAGAGGTTCAGACCTACCAGCCGCCCTGGAAAGCCTTGAGCGAGTTTGCCTTACAGAGTGACCTGGACCAGCCCGCTTTCCAACAGTTG GTGTCATTTTCCGAGTCGGGTTCCTTGGGTAACTCATCGGGTAGTGATGTGACTTCTCTGTCGTCGCAGCTACCTGACACCCCCAACAGTATGGTGCCCAGTCCCGTAGAGACGTGA